From Planctomycetota bacterium, one genomic window encodes:
- the rsmG gene encoding 16S rRNA (guanine(527)-N(7))-methyltransferase RsmG: protein MTDSPSLPAALAAHNIALPEDQIAQLADYCARLWDWNEKLNLTRHTDYEKFVARDVVDTLELSKALAADERVLDVGTGGGVPGVVLAIVRPDLHVALSESVGKKARAVADIVAGMKLSIHVHAGRAEDLLSEDYFDTLVARAVAPMHKLLRWFEPRWGSFGRLLLIKGPAWVEERSEARHMGSLRRLELRKVASWPVPGAESESVLLEIRPSESSGE, encoded by the coding sequence ATGACTGACTCCCCTTCCCTCCCCGCCGCTCTCGCCGCCCACAACATCGCGCTCCCCGAGGACCAGATTGCGCAACTGGCCGATTACTGTGCGCGGCTGTGGGACTGGAACGAGAAGCTGAACCTGACGCGGCACACCGACTATGAAAAGTTCGTGGCCCGCGACGTGGTCGACACGCTCGAACTGTCCAAGGCGCTGGCGGCCGACGAGCGCGTGCTCGACGTCGGCACCGGCGGCGGAGTGCCCGGCGTGGTGCTGGCGATTGTGCGCCCCGACTTGCACGTGGCGCTGTCCGAGTCGGTCGGCAAGAAAGCCCGAGCCGTGGCCGACATTGTGGCCGGCATGAAGCTGTCGATCCACGTGCATGCCGGCCGGGCCGAAGACCTGCTCAGCGAAGATTACTTCGACACCTTGGTCGCTCGGGCCGTGGCACCCATGCACAAGCTGCTGCGCTGGTTCGAGCCGCGCTGGGGCTCGTTCGGCCGGCTGCTGCTGATCAAAGGGCCGGCCTGGGTCGAAGAGCGATCCGAGGCGCGGCACATGGGATCGCTGCGCCGGCTGGAGCTGCGCAAAGTCGCGTCCTGGCCCGTGCCGGGAGCCGAGAGCGAGAGCGTACTGCTCGAAATCCGTCCCAGCGAATCGTCCGGCGAATAG
- a CDS encoding carbon-nitrogen hydrolase family protein produces the protein MPTLRIASAQFSVEADIAQNRDQILQLIRDAADGGARVVHFCETALSGYGGFEVPDTRALDWALLHDATAAICEAAHNTRTWVLLGSTHRLSGEHLPHNSVYVINDQGQVVDRYDKRFCTGTAGGDPTLDHQQYTPGDRACVFELDGVTCGVGICYDYRFPELYRDLKRRGVQLLFQSFHNARRDYQTYRRKNIWRELVPAVMMTHAATNHFWVSAVNSTTRYSLWGSFFVQPDGRVTGKLPVHKTGVLISELNTESEIWDASAPWRNTALEGTLHSGTLVDDPRSKDRNCF, from the coding sequence ATGCCCACGCTTCGCATCGCTAGCGCTCAATTCTCCGTCGAAGCTGACATTGCGCAGAATCGCGATCAGATTCTGCAACTCATTCGCGATGCCGCCGACGGCGGCGCGCGGGTAGTACACTTCTGTGAAACGGCCCTGTCCGGCTACGGCGGCTTCGAGGTGCCCGACACACGCGCGCTGGACTGGGCGTTGTTGCACGACGCCACGGCGGCCATCTGTGAAGCAGCCCACAACACGCGGACCTGGGTGCTGCTGGGCTCGACGCATCGGCTCAGCGGTGAGCACCTGCCCCACAACTCGGTCTATGTGATCAACGACCAGGGGCAAGTCGTCGACCGCTACGACAAGCGATTCTGTACCGGCACGGCGGGCGGTGACCCGACGCTCGACCACCAGCAATACACGCCCGGCGATCGGGCCTGTGTGTTCGAGCTGGACGGCGTGACCTGCGGCGTGGGCATTTGCTACGACTATCGCTTTCCCGAACTGTATCGCGATCTGAAGCGGCGCGGCGTGCAGTTGCTGTTCCAGTCGTTCCACAACGCCCGCCGCGACTATCAGACCTATCGCCGCAAGAACATCTGGCGCGAGCTAGTGCCGGCCGTGATGATGACCCACGCGGCCACGAACCATTTCTGGGTCAGCGCCGTGAACAGCACCACGCGGTATTCGCTGTGGGGGAGCTTTTTCGTCCAGCCCGATGGGCGCGTGACGGGTAAGCTGCCGGTACACAAAACCGGAGTCCTGATCAGCGAATTGAACACGGAAAGCGAGATTTGGGACGCCTCGGCCCCCTGGCGCAACACGGCCCTCGAAGGTACGCTACACAGCGGCACGCTGGTCGACGACCCACGGAGCAAGGACCGGAACTGTTTTTAA